In Apus apus isolate bApuApu2 chromosome 5, bApuApu2.pri.cur, whole genome shotgun sequence, the following are encoded in one genomic region:
- the CCDC32 gene encoding coiled-coil domain-containing protein 32, with amino-acid sequence MRMIESVESAVARPSEDLWAEICPCLPHPDQRDSGNAFTDSFLDSCTDGGSQGRGAGGSSPASLKPWAPLHDSEVYLASLERRLMRIKGLSQEVTSKEMLHTLSQAKKECWDRFLQEKFESEVYVEGHDSDESTLEHLRRWLQPDKVAISREEVQCLLPLEPQLEKQEMEEEPPAAEQ; translated from the exons ATGAGGATGATCGAGAGCGTCGAGTCCGCGGTCGCCAGGCCCAGCGAAGACCTGTGGGCCGAaatctgcccctgcctgccccatccCGACCAGAGGGACTCCGGCAATGCCTTCACCGACTCCTTCCTGGATTCCTGCACCGACGGAGGCAGCCAGGGCCGCGGAGCCGGCGGCTCTTCCCCAGCCAGCCTGaagccctgggcacccctgcaCGATTCAGAGGTGTATTTAGCATCGCTGG AGAGAAGACTGATGAGGATCAAAGGCCTGTCTCAGGAGGTGACCTCCAAGGAGATGCTGCACACTCTCTCCCAGGCCAAGAAGGAGTGCTGGGACAGGTTCCTGCAGGAGAAGTTTGAGTCTGAAGTTTATGTAGAGGGACACGACTCGGATGAGAG CACACTGGAGCACCtgaggaggtggctgcagccCGACAAGGTGGCCAtcagcagggaggaggtgcaGTGTCTCCTGCCCCTGGAGCcccagctggagaagcaggagatGGAGGAAGAGCCTCCGGCTGCGGAGCAGTGA